A DNA window from Mucilaginibacter xinganensis contains the following coding sequences:
- a CDS encoding phage tail protein, whose amino-acid sequence MNPSFIGAIYIFGGNFPIAGFSFCQGQLVAISENDTLYTLLGTTFGGDGVQTFGLPDLRGRMIVGQGQGPGLSQYVIGQRSGVENVTLTTNTMPSHTHLINANSGAGTTSTASTSSYMAAVVSGTTPENFYNTATPNATLAASTLSSAGSNIPFSIVQPVLAMNYVISLYGIYPSRN is encoded by the coding sequence ATGAACCCAAGTTTTATTGGAGCCATTTACATTTTCGGAGGGAATTTTCCTATTGCCGGTTTTTCGTTTTGCCAGGGCCAGCTGGTCGCAATATCAGAAAATGATACTTTATACACTTTGTTAGGTACTACTTTCGGCGGCGATGGGGTACAGACCTTCGGGCTGCCTGATTTGCGTGGAAGGATGATCGTCGGCCAGGGCCAGGGGCCGGGTTTAAGCCAGTACGTTATCGGCCAAAGGTCAGGTGTTGAAAATGTTACGCTCACCACCAATACGATGCCTTCGCATACGCATCTTATCAATGCCAACTCTGGCGCAGGTACAACGTCGACAGCAAGTACAAGTTCATACATGGCTGCAGTAGTTTCCGGTACCACTCCCGAAAATTTTTACAACACCGCTACTCCTAACGCTACATTGGCTGCCTCTACCTTATCATCGGCCGGAAGCAATATTCCTTTCTCTATAGTTCAACCGGTGTTAGCAATGAATTATGTAATTTCCTTATACGGTATATACCCGTCACGTAATTAG
- a CDS encoding phage tail protein has protein sequence MEPYLGQIILLGFDFNPKGWALCAGQLMSIQQNQALFSILGTTYGGNGVQTFALPDLRGRVALHTGQGPGLSNYVLGEVSGTQSTTLLPGNLPSHNHLMNANTGAGNSGAPSGNLLAQGPVIGGVNVNEYTTSANTTMNATSIAVAGGSQPVSILQPYLALNYSVALQGIFPSRN, from the coding sequence ATGGAACCATATTTAGGTCAAATTATTCTGCTCGGGTTCGATTTCAATCCAAAAGGGTGGGCGCTTTGTGCTGGCCAATTAATGTCGATACAACAAAACCAGGCGCTATTCTCTATTTTGGGCACTACCTACGGGGGAAACGGCGTCCAGACTTTTGCACTGCCTGATTTACGCGGCCGTGTGGCTCTTCATACTGGCCAGGGCCCCGGGCTTTCCAATTACGTCCTTGGCGAAGTATCGGGTACGCAAAGCACTACGCTGCTGCCTGGCAATTTGCCGTCACATAATCACTTGATGAATGCCAATACAGGTGCAGGTAATTCCGGAGCACCCTCAGGTAACCTGCTGGCTCAGGGGCCGGTTATAGGTGGTGTAAACGTAAACGAATATACAACCAGTGCCAATACCACGATGAATGCAACGTCAATTGCTGTTGCGGGAGGAAGTCAGCCTGTTTCAATACTGCAACCTTATTTGGCCCTTAACTACAGTGTAGCATTACAGGGAATTTTTCCGTCGAGAAACTAA
- a CDS encoding phage tail protein, producing the protein MDPYLGCVIIFAGNFEIRGFRFCSGQLLPISQNTALFSLLGTYYGGNGTSNFALPDLRGRGAIGQGPGPGLTEYVIGESAGEESVTLLSGNIPVHTHLVNAFNGSTVATASNSPANAFFAEGPKAGGISGKAPNYYLTPGVPNVTLNPLAVGVNPGGGSIPVPVMQPFLAVTHLIAMNGIFPPRN; encoded by the coding sequence ATGGATCCATATTTAGGATGTGTAATCATTTTTGCGGGCAACTTCGAAATTCGCGGATTTCGGTTCTGCTCAGGTCAATTACTACCTATATCACAAAATACAGCTTTGTTTTCTCTACTTGGCACTTATTACGGTGGCAACGGAACTTCAAACTTTGCCCTGCCAGACCTTAGGGGACGCGGCGCGATAGGACAAGGACCGGGGCCAGGCCTAACTGAATATGTGATCGGTGAAAGTGCAGGAGAGGAAAGTGTTACTTTATTAAGTGGTAATATTCCTGTGCACACTCACCTGGTAAATGCATTTAACGGATCAACAGTAGCAACAGCTTCTAATTCACCGGCTAATGCTTTTTTTGCTGAAGGACCTAAGGCCGGTGGCATTAGCGGAAAAGCGCCGAACTACTATTTGACTCCCGGAGTGCCAAATGTGACTTTAAACCCGCTGGCTGTTGGGGTCAACCCCGGTGGAGGCTCAATTCCTGTACCTGTGATGCAGCCTTTTTTGGCAGTAACTCATTTAATAGCAATGAACGGAATTTTCCCTCCAAGAAACTAA
- a CDS encoding ABC transporter substrate-binding protein, whose amino-acid sequence MTGPIKIGILTPFSGIYPYYGQHLMAGMLLGIYPGAAKKNEIQFIPVYTKMGDPASVLEAVNRLVFFEQVDIISGLINYQSIPEIIPVIERHNKLGFFVDMGEYIPWFNYLSPRVFYSSQQIWQTQYALGNWAAKEYGDGGLMVMTLYEAGYHISNAFHKGAIDAGVNRLNMHVIPHDKNNPKNLDLDDFFEKIKKNPPPYVHAIFAGSIGNDFLQKWKESGFHKKIPLVVVENMAYDDLLEDAAGLDLEFFSASTWNRNDENVRNAEFVKRFEKTGGQMANVFGLLGYEIGLALREIKPLIQKREWSKICDLLQKESIIGPRGERNFYPASGFSLPVTDIVSVKTSINKIYKTVIGQGKGLKFDSEAFKDIHEGSVSGWQNPYLCI is encoded by the coding sequence ATGACAGGACCTATAAAAATAGGAATATTGACGCCGTTTTCCGGCATTTATCCCTATTACGGACAACACCTGATGGCAGGCATGCTATTAGGAATATACCCCGGTGCTGCAAAAAAAAATGAAATACAATTTATACCGGTGTACACTAAAATGGGCGATCCTGCCAGTGTACTTGAAGCCGTAAACCGGTTGGTATTTTTTGAACAGGTTGATATTATTTCGGGATTAATTAATTATCAGTCAATCCCTGAAATCATTCCTGTGATAGAACGCCACAATAAACTGGGTTTTTTTGTTGATATGGGTGAATATATTCCCTGGTTCAACTACCTAAGCCCGAGGGTTTTTTACTCGTCACAGCAAATTTGGCAAACACAATATGCCTTAGGTAACTGGGCTGCTAAAGAATACGGTGACGGCGGATTGATGGTAATGACATTATATGAGGCCGGTTATCATATCAGCAACGCTTTCCACAAAGGGGCAATAGATGCTGGTGTAAACAGGTTGAATATGCACGTAATACCGCATGATAAAAACAACCCGAAAAATTTGGATCTTGATGATTTTTTCGAAAAGATCAAAAAAAATCCACCTCCATATGTTCACGCAATTTTTGCCGGAAGCATTGGGAACGATTTTTTGCAGAAGTGGAAAGAGTCGGGGTTTCATAAAAAAATCCCGCTGGTAGTTGTGGAAAATATGGCTTACGATGACCTGTTGGAAGATGCTGCTGGTTTAGATCTTGAATTCTTTTCAGCAAGTACCTGGAACCGGAACGACGAAAATGTGCGCAATGCTGAATTTGTGAAACGGTTCGAAAAAACGGGTGGGCAAATGGCAAACGTGTTTGGGTTGCTGGGATACGAAATAGGCCTTGCATTACGGGAAATTAAACCGCTAATTCAAAAGAGGGAGTGGAGTAAAATTTGTGATTTGCTGCAAAAGGAGTCGATAATAGGACCCAGGGGCGAACGTAACTTTTATCCGGCATCGGGCTTTTCCCTTCCGGTAACAGATATTGTAAGTGTTAAAACATCAATAAATAAAATATATAAAACAGTAATAGGCCAGGGCAAAGGTTTGAAATTTGATTCGGAGGCGTTTAAAGACATCCACGAAGGAAGTGTAAGCGGCTGGCAAAATCCATATTTGTGTATCTAA